Proteins encoded by one window of Candidatus Methylomirabilota bacterium:
- a CDS encoding multidrug efflux RND transporter permease subunit, whose amino-acid sequence MALFFIRRPIVAIVISILIVMMGVFTLSGLSFEQYPFLAPPTIRITATYPGASAVAVEQSVATPIEQEVNGVDRMIYMQSSNTSDGRMQLDVNFEVGVDQDTANVLTQNRVASAQARLPQEVNAQGVTVKKQSPSILMLVSVYSPKESYDGNYLINYCGINLRDQLLRIPGIAQVDLFGGTDYGMRVWLRPDKLAKLGLTPADVISAIKEQNLQAPAGRVGQAPTPKDQQFTYTVSAPSRLVTAEQFENIIIRGTEGAAQVRIRDVGRAELGSQDYNSFGRLDGKPAGTMAVYLLPGADQLKAANAIYDTMRRAKDLFPPDMDYKIVYDTTPAVEASIHEIVKTFVEALILVTLVVFIFLQNVRATIIPLLTVPVSIIGTFIFFPLLGFSVNTLSMFGLVLAIGIVVDDAIVVVEAVMHHIEHGLAPREATIQAMKEVSAPVIGIALILSAVFIPVAFVGGLTGRMYQQFALTIAISVLLSAFSALSLSPALAAMLLKPSRGPARGPLGKFFRGFNWAFERTTAGYMSIARILVRRAVITIVLVGVVVLLAGVLGKLLPAGFIPEEDQALIGVNVQLPPGASLERTAAVLTKVEQIVAKTEGVDSFTTIGGYGVVTSTYQPNFGTIFVRLKPWEERHGPDLYVRGIMATVGRQVAGIPEAIIFPFNIPTISGFGASAGFKILLQDRSGSLTVEQLGAQARTFLTAARQRPELAVLFTSFDPNYPQVKVELDREKARSLGVPINDAFQALSASLGGAYVNDFNRFGRLYRVYVQSEADYRRRPQDIGEIYVRSKSSDTMVPLSTLMTITSVPGTEITTRFNLFRSVEVSGQPARGYTSGQALVALEEVFKASMPKEMGLAYSSLTYQEKVSPPAGPTFVMAIVFVFLLLAAMYESWRLPWAVLLGSPLVALGAFLGVWLMGYDNNVYVQIGLIMLVGLAAKNAILIVEFAKAKYEAGETVEDAALESARLRFRPILMTAFAFILGVVPLMLANGAGAGSQNVMGTAVFWGMLIATALGVFIIPGNFAFVENLGRSKKARPAVGPAVPQPTPLHGGSDGGHA is encoded by the coding sequence GTGGCCCTGTTCTTCATCCGCCGGCCGATCGTCGCCATCGTCATCTCGATCCTGATCGTGATGATGGGCGTGTTCACCCTCTCGGGGTTGAGCTTCGAGCAGTACCCGTTCCTGGCCCCTCCGACCATTCGCATCACCGCGACCTATCCGGGGGCCTCCGCGGTCGCGGTCGAGCAATCGGTCGCGACGCCGATCGAGCAGGAGGTCAACGGCGTCGACCGGATGATCTACATGCAGTCGTCCAACACCAGCGACGGCCGCATGCAGCTGGACGTGAACTTCGAGGTGGGCGTGGACCAGGATACCGCCAACGTGCTGACCCAGAACCGGGTCGCGTCGGCCCAGGCCCGCCTGCCCCAGGAGGTGAACGCCCAGGGCGTGACCGTCAAGAAGCAGAGCCCGAGCATCCTGATGCTGGTCTCGGTCTACTCCCCCAAGGAGTCGTACGACGGCAACTACCTGATCAACTACTGCGGTATCAACCTTCGGGACCAGCTCCTGCGCATCCCCGGCATCGCCCAGGTCGATCTCTTCGGCGGCACCGACTACGGCATGCGGGTCTGGCTCCGCCCCGACAAGCTCGCCAAGCTCGGGCTGACGCCGGCCGACGTGATCTCGGCGATCAAGGAGCAGAACCTGCAGGCGCCCGCGGGCCGGGTGGGCCAGGCTCCGACTCCCAAGGACCAGCAGTTCACCTACACGGTCTCGGCCCCGAGCCGGCTGGTCACCGCCGAGCAGTTCGAGAACATCATCATCCGCGGCACCGAGGGCGCGGCCCAGGTCCGCATCCGCGACGTGGGACGGGCCGAGCTCGGCTCCCAGGACTACAACTCATTCGGTCGCCTCGACGGCAAGCCGGCCGGCACGATGGCGGTGTACCTGTTGCCCGGAGCGGACCAGCTCAAGGCCGCGAACGCGATCTACGACACGATGAGGCGGGCCAAGGATCTGTTCCCGCCGGACATGGACTACAAGATCGTGTACGACACCACCCCGGCGGTGGAGGCGTCGATCCACGAGATCGTGAAGACCTTCGTGGAGGCCCTGATCCTCGTCACCCTCGTGGTGTTCATCTTCCTGCAGAACGTGCGGGCGACCATCATCCCGCTGCTCACCGTGCCGGTCTCGATCATCGGCACCTTCATCTTCTTCCCGCTGCTCGGCTTCTCGGTCAATACCCTGTCGATGTTCGGGCTGGTGCTGGCCATCGGCATCGTGGTCGACGACGCGATCGTGGTGGTCGAGGCGGTGATGCACCACATCGAGCACGGGCTGGCGCCCCGGGAGGCCACCATCCAGGCGATGAAGGAGGTGTCCGCTCCGGTCATCGGCATCGCCTTGATCCTGTCCGCCGTGTTCATCCCGGTGGCATTCGTGGGCGGCCTCACCGGCCGGATGTACCAGCAGTTCGCCCTGACCATCGCCATCTCGGTGCTGCTCTCGGCCTTCAGCGCGCTCTCGCTGTCGCCCGCGCTCGCCGCGATGCTGCTCAAGCCGTCCCGCGGCCCGGCCCGCGGCCCTCTCGGCAAGTTCTTCCGGGGCTTCAACTGGGCCTTCGAGCGCACCACCGCCGGGTACATGAGCATCGCCCGGATCCTGGTTCGCCGGGCCGTGATCACCATCGTGCTCGTCGGGGTGGTGGTGCTGCTCGCCGGTGTGCTCGGCAAGTTGCTGCCGGCCGGCTTCATCCCCGAGGAGGACCAGGCCCTCATCGGCGTGAACGTGCAGCTGCCGCCCGGCGCGTCACTCGAGCGGACCGCCGCGGTGCTCACGAAGGTGGAGCAGATCGTGGCCAAGACCGAGGGCGTGGACTCCTTCACGACCATCGGCGGGTACGGCGTGGTCACCAGCACGTATCAGCCCAACTTCGGCACGATCTTCGTGCGGCTCAAGCCCTGGGAGGAGCGCCACGGTCCCGATCTGTACGTCCGGGGCATCATGGCCACGGTGGGTCGGCAGGTCGCGGGCATTCCCGAGGCCATCATCTTCCCGTTCAACATCCCGACCATCTCGGGCTTCGGGGCCTCCGCCGGGTTCAAGATCCTGCTGCAGGACCGGAGCGGCTCCTTGACGGTGGAGCAGCTCGGCGCCCAGGCGCGGACGTTCTTGACCGCGGCCCGGCAGCGTCCGGAGCTGGCCGTCCTGTTCACGTCGTTCGACCCGAACTACCCACAAGTGAAGGTCGAGCTGGACCGCGAGAAGGCCCGCAGCCTGGGCGTGCCGATCAACGACGCGTTCCAGGCGCTCTCGGCCTCGCTCGGCGGCGCCTACGTGAACGACTTCAACCGATTCGGGCGACTCTACCGGGTCTACGTCCAGTCGGAGGCGGACTATCGCCGGCGGCCGCAGGACATCGGCGAGATCTACGTGCGGAGCAAGAGCTCGGACACCATGGTCCCCCTCTCGACCCTGATGACGATCACGTCCGTGCCGGGGACCGAGATCACCACGCGCTTCAATCTCTTCCGCTCGGTGGAGGTCAGCGGGCAGCCGGCGCGTGGCTACACGTCGGGCCAGGCGCTGGTCGCCCTCGAGGAAGTCTTCAAGGCCTCGATGCCGAAGGAGATGGGGCTGGCCTATTCGAGCCTCACCTACCAGGAGAAGGTCTCGCCGCCCGCCGGCCCCACCTTCGTCATGGCGATCGTCTTCGTCTTCCTCCTGCTGGCCGCGATGTACGAGAGCTGGCGCCTGCCGTGGGCGGTGCTGCTCGGCTCGCCGCTGGTCGCCCTCGGGGCCTTCCTCGGGGTGTGGCTGATGGGCTACGACAACAACGTCTACGTCCAGATCGGCCTCATCATGCTGGTCGGCCTTGCGGCCAAGAACGCGATCCTCATCGTGGAGTTCGCCAAGGCAAAGTACGAGGCGGGAGAGACGGTCGAGGACGCGGCCCTGGAGTCGGCGCGGCTGCGCTTCCGGCCGATCCTCATGACCGCCTTCGCCTTCATCCTCGGCGTGGTGCCGCTGATGCTGGCCAACGGCGCCGGCGCCGGCTCCCAGAACGTGATGGGCACCGCGGTGTTCTGGGGGATGCTGATCGCGACCGCGCTGGGCGTCTTCATCATTCCGGGCAACTTCGCCTTCGTGGAAAATCTCGGCCGCTCGAAGAAGGCGCGCCCGGCGGTGGGCCCCGCCGTCCCGCAGCCCACCCCGCTTCACGGAGGCAGCGACGGAGGTCACGCGTGA